In Sulfolobales archaeon, one DNA window encodes the following:
- a CDS encoding lysine exporter LysO family protein — MLANIDLLIAVLLAIVLGMLSGYMLSSYERSVKRVVSPLFRISVILLVAVLGFSGGSSITRYEYTSTPYIFLSIIAALLSGFLSVAFSALLERISGAPLDTQTNTSSSVSKPLFPIIVLIAFIASTSLGAIAGLAVDKQYISLVSNILLIVLIYSVCVELGTDREYVKRSIYMAPKYWYIWVGTIIGSLVSGMAIQYIFGIRFSISSSLAMGWYSYIAGYAYTAYGEEASLYSFLQNYFREALTYIVIPVLSRITRSASLIAYGGVTTMDNTLPVYISYLGKEYSFIAISNGVILTILAPIVVQTTDLILRNI, encoded by the coding sequence TTGCTAGCAAACATAGATCTACTTATAGCTGTATTGCTAGCTATAGTTCTAGGTATGTTAAGTGGTTATATGCTAAGCAGCTATGAAAGATCTGTTAAAAGGGTTGTTTCACCTCTATTTAGGATCTCTGTGATCCTTTTAGTAGCTGTTCTAGGATTCTCCGGCGGATCTTCAATTACTCGTTATGAATATACATCAACACCCTATATATTTCTATCTATAATCGCCGCCCTATTAAGCGGGTTTCTCAGCGTAGCATTTTCAGCACTTCTGGAGAGGATCTCTGGAGCCCCTCTAGATACTCAGACCAATACCTCTAGCTCTGTCTCCAAACCCCTTTTCCCTATCATCGTCCTCATAGCCTTTATAGCTTCAACGTCTCTCGGTGCTATAGCAGGGCTTGCGGTTGATAAGCAATATATATCGCTTGTTTCGAACATACTTCTAATAGTGCTGATATATTCTGTATGTGTGGAGCTTGGCACAGATAGAGAGTATGTCAAGAGATCTATCTACATGGCTCCAAAATACTGGTATATATGGGTGGGGACAATTATAGGGAGCCTTGTGTCTGGCATGGCTATTCAATATATATTCGGTATAAGGTTCTCTATATCCTCATCACTAGCGATGGGTTGGTATAGCTATATAGCAGGGTATGCCTACACAGCATATGGTGAGGAGGCATCTCTATACTCGTTCCTCCAAAACTATTTTAGAGAAGCTCTAACATATATCGTGATCCCCGTGCTAAGCAGAATAACTAGATCGGCATCGCTAATAGCATATGGTGGAGTAACTACTATGGATAACACATTACCTGTATATATATCGTATCTAGGGAAGGAATACTCATTCATAGCAATATCTAATGGAGTGATCCTAACGATACTCGCCCCAATAGTGGTTCAAACAACAGATCTAATCCTCAGAAACATCTAA